One window from the genome of Ailuropoda melanoleuca isolate Jingjing chromosome 5, ASM200744v2, whole genome shotgun sequence encodes:
- the NDUFC1 gene encoding NADH dehydrogenase [ubiquinone] 1 subunit C1, mitochondrial, producing MAPPALLRPFSKLLAPTRLSSGSSARSKFYVREPPHDRPDWLKVGLTLGTSVFLWIYLIKQHNEDVLEYKRRNGLE from the exons ATGGCGCCGCCCGCGTTGTTGCGCCCGTTCTCCAAGCTGTTGGCTCCTACCAGGCTCTCAAGCGGCT CTTCAGCGCGATCAAAATTCTACGTTCGGGAGCCACCACATGACAGACCTGACTGGCTGAAAGTCGGACTGACCTTGGGCACCTCGGTCTTCTTATGGATCTAT CTCATCAAACAGCATAATGAAGATGTTTTAGagtataaaagaagaaatgggttGGAATAA